The following are encoded together in the Manduca sexta isolate Smith_Timp_Sample1 chromosome 22, JHU_Msex_v1.0, whole genome shotgun sequence genome:
- the LOC115442023 gene encoding LOW QUALITY PROTEIN: protein toll-like (The sequence of the model RefSeq protein was modified relative to this genomic sequence to represent the inferred CDS: deleted 1 base in 1 codon), with protein MQARRWCAALLLMQTLSWLGVSGHLLRPECAPFADCQFIRHDSSEFHKLRFYFNVSGHEVKFEHHIGNDFNVELSCNYIAMDNAMLPRFSMIFPVKIVKFRECALPKSVSFASAVVALNMTGFSQLILDKFQEPAVITRAHLTGLQRLETLELHGNSNTSLAPGALAALSAASALKCLVLRTVRVPAADLARLPSSLQELALRDVGAASMHLDSSVNLTSLIVIDTHYPVVVNVSNAVALRDLHINTPSTVLTEDALPSSLNSLLLRGWNETHPVPKTRCVLLKELNVIGTDNDAYPVALPDEWLSNCGQLWYLVMKSVPISGILPARMLANATMLKTIIIQNCNLTALPSGLLDDTLNLARLDLSNNQLASLPRELFEHPKLLRSLILSNNQLTSEVVGTLSTVTSLVELGLSNNNRIGDLCSHDSVSAGPSPLSSLTELNYLYLSNTGVSHVCSDWREKLTYLMALDLIDNPITLYNLADLQFRRMHKLARVYLGHFKQQFTRTDYELASNNNTEAVVTLSGSLECDCNSYWAAQVFRMKAWQASSSMIFCEKKTVIEVDPDTFTCLDPAKCATLADSCTCRILDDIQYKQVVIVHCSGLAEFPRLPPTTDKWILHLPHNKISYIAAADVSPNIVELDLRNNSIKNIDVQASAKLAFVPLQLGGNPIECTCEALKMLVPLLKPDSKLLDRKDVKCENDAQISLAMLKLCTKSSNGLVYLLFLLLLLAFVVTGLLARTAIRLRIKMILMRLGWMSRLLEPADDDRPYDAFVSFAHEDEELVMEQLAARLESGSRPYRLCLHYRDWAPGEWIPAQIAASVRASRRTVAVVSAHYLQSGWALAEIREATAASLQEGVPRLIIVLLDETDRLMLDIDPELRAYVRNNTYVRWHDPWFWEKLKQALPPPREQRSQIAPSLPALALSHDSLTLRTYSPRESDPAPAAKPAHTPHETDEPASGASPCYK; from the exons ATGCAGGCTCGGCGGTGGTGCGCGGCACTGCTATTAATGCAGACGCTGAGCTGGCTCGGAGTCAGTGGACACTTACTGCGTCCCGAGTGCGCGCCATTCGCAGATTGCCAATTTATACGACACGATTCGAGTGAATTTCATAAACTACGGTTCTACTTCAACGTATCAG GACATGAAGTGAAATTTGAACATCACATCGGAAACGACTTCAATGTCGAATTGTCATGCAATTACATCGCCATGGACAACGCAATGCTGCCGCGTTTCTCGATGATCTTTCCAGTCAAAATAGTGAAGTTCAGGGAATGTGCTTTGCCAAAAAGTGTGTCATTCGCTTCCGCTGTCGTTGCACTCAATATGACCGGTTTCTCGCAACTGATACTGGACAAATTCCAAGAGCCGGCGGTGATCACCCGCGCACATCTTACCGGTTTACAACGACTAGAGACGCTGGAGTTACACGGTAACTCAAACACAAGCCTCGCCCCCGGCGCACTGGCCGCGCTCTCCGCCGCGTCCGCACTGAAATGTCTTGTATTGCGTACAGTACGCGTGCCCGCCGCTGACCTGGCGCGCTTGCCGTCGTCACTGCAAGAACTAGCGTTGAGGGATGTGGGCGCTGCGAGTATGCATTTAGATTCATCGGTTAATTTGACGTCACTCATAGTAATCGATACACATTATCCTGTCGTCGTGAATGTGAGCAACGCCGTTGCGCTCAGAGACTTGCACATAAATACCCCGAGTACTGTGTTGACCGAAGATGCGCTCCCGTCGTCACTCAACTCACTTCTTCTACGGGGGTGGAATGAAACACATCCGGTGCCTAAGACACGTTGTGTACTACTTAAGGAACTTAATGTAATCGGCACCGACAATGATGCCTATCCGGTGGCACTCCCGGACGAGTGGCTGTCCAACTGCGGGCAGCTGTGGTATCTCGTAATGAAGTCCGTGCCGATTAGCGGCATACTTCCGGCGCGGATGCTGGCCAACGCAACTATGCTTAAAACGATTATTATCCAGAACTGTAACCTGACCGCGTTGCCGTCGGGCCTGTTAGACGACACGCTGAACCTCGCCAGACTCGACTTGTCCAACAATCAACTTGCATCGTTGCCCAG AGAATTATTTGAGCACCCGAAGTTACTACGCAGTCTCATACTATCGAACAACCAGCTGACGAGCGAGGTAGTGGGGACGCTATCCACCGTCACCTCGCTTGTTGAACTAGGGCTCAGCAATAATAACCGCATAGGCGACTTATGTTCCCACGACTCAGTGTCAG CAGGTCCCTCACCACTGAGTTCACTGACGGAGCTAAACTATCTCTATCTGAGCAACACAGGAGTATCACACGTGTGCTCCGACTGGCGAGAAAAGCTAACCTACCTCATGGCTCTCGACTTAATTGACAACCCCATCACTCTCTACAAT TTGGCGGATCTACAGTTTCGTCGAATGCACAAACTCGCTCGTGTGTATTTAGGACATTTCAAGCAGCAGTTTACGCGCACAGATTACGAACTCGCCAGTAATAACAACACTGAG GCGGTCGTAACTTTATCCGGTTCGTTAGAATGCGACTGCAATTCATACTGGGCAGCACAGGTGTTCCGTATGAAAGCTTGGCAGGCATCCAGCTCCAtgatattttgtgaa aaaaaaacagtcattGAGGTGGATCCCGACACCTTTACCTGCCTTGACCCAGCGAAGTGTGCTACGCTGGCGGATAGTTGTACGTGCCGTATCCTCGACGACATCCAGTACAAACAAGTGGTCATTGTGCACTGCAGCGGACTCGCCGAGTTCCCGCGCCTGCCACCAACCACGGACAAGTGGATCCTGCACCTGCCCCACAACAAAATATCATACATCGCCGCGGCCGACGTATCGCCGAACATCGTG GAACTCGATCTAAGAAACAATTCAATCAAGAATATCGACGTACAGGCATCAGCAAAACTAGCCTTCGTCCCGCTGCAATTGGGTGGTAACCCGATCGAGTGTACATGCGAGGCGCTGAAGATGCTGGTGCCGCTGCTCAAACCTGACTCAAAGCTGCTTGACAGAAAGGACGTGAAATGTGAGAACGACGCGCAGATTAGCTTGGCGATGCTGAAATTATGTACTAAGTCATCCAATGGGCTGGTGTACTTGCTGTTCCTGTTGCTGTTACTCGCATTTGTCGTAACCGGACTGCTCGCACGAACCGCAATTCGCCTGCGCATCAAAATGATCCTCATGAGACTGGGTTGGATGTCGAGGCTACTGGAGCCCGCGGACGACGATCGCCCGTACGACGCGTTTGTGTCTTTCGCACACGAGGATGAGGAGCTGGTGATGGAGCAGCTGGCGGCACGGCTCGAGAGCGGCTCGCGGCCGTACCGACTGTGTCTGCATTACCGCGATTGGGCGCCAGGCGAGTGGATCCCGGCGCAAATAGCGGCTTCCGTGCGGGCTTCTCGGCGCACGGTGGCGGTCGTGTCGGCGCACTACTTACAGTCGGGCTGGGCGCTTGCCGAGATCCGCGAGGCGACCGCAGCCTCGCTGCAGGAAGGCGTGCCCCGCCTCatcatcgtgctgctcgacgagacCGACCGGTTGATGCTCGATATAGACCCTGAGTTGCGTGCCTATGTGCGCAACAATACCTACGTGCGCTGGCATGATCCATGGTTTTGGGAGAAGCTGAAGCAGGCGCTGCCTCCACCGCGGGAACAACGGTCGCAGATAGCTCCGTCACTACCAGCGCTGGCGCTGTCTCATGACAGCCTAACTCTGCGCACGTATTCTCCCCGAGAAAGTGACCCAGCGCCCGCTGCTAAGCCCGCGCACACTCCGCACGAGACGGACGAGCCAGCGTCGGGCGCGAGTCCTTGCTACAAATGA